CTTCAAGTCGCTTGAGGGATCTTCCTTTCAAGGCTGCTTCAACATGCTTATAAAGAGTTGGGTGCTGTCGCAGGAATGACGTTCGGTCATTCAATCCATTCGGCGGACTCTTAGCATCTTCACTGATCGCGGGGTAACTCGTTTCGTTGAGTGTATCCGCCAATTTGCAGGCAAGGACGAGTAGCCGGGAAGTGTTGTCTAGGTCTTCTCTAGCGAACTTGACACTGGACAGCAAGTATTCAGTCCAGTATTCAGTGGCGTAGACATGAAATCCATGGAGACCCTTGATAACCCGGAGGTATCTGGCCTGCTCTGGGTAAACCTTGCTAAAAATCCGTAGTCCAGACAGAAGACAGGAAACAGTAGCTACCCCATGTTCTTGAAACGACTCTTCTTGAGTGATAGTCAAGCTGCTCGAAGGAGTTTGTAAAAACCTATAGTGCTGTTAAAAGTCTCGAATGTTGACGAGAAGGTTTGCGTTGCTCACTCTTTGACGGAGACGTGAATAAATGTCAAAGTTGTATCGCCTCTTTCTTCAATCAGAGGGCCGCATATATCTAGTATATACTCAGGAACAAGGTTCGTGACCTCAGGATCCCCAGAACTAAATGTAATTGCAGACAACAGCTCGAGCCTCTTCAGTGGCCGTTTCGCAAATGCGATCCAGCTGAGAATACTTTTAACGCGATTTTCCGATCGGATATCCAAGTGGGTGAGTATTTGGAGGAGAATTTTACGGTAGCTGAGAGAAGTATTAGAAGTCGAACATCTGTTGGGTAAACAGCTTAACTGTAAAACTTACAAATCGCTAAGCTTTTCCGGCAACTGATTGACAGAGGTCATGATTTCATCCCCGCTATAGAAGATGTTCGTCGAGAGATAATCCAGGACCAGTCTGGCGTAAAGAAACATTCCTATCAGGTAGTCAGGAATCTTGGCCATAGAAGGGCTGTCTGAGTGAGCTTACCATCTGCCTTTTTTGCAATCCCGCGCTCGATATTGTCGACTTCTCCAGGAGATATATGGAGTTGGTGGAATTTCTGTTCCAGCGATTGCAGTCTTTGAGATGCATACTGACGTATCGCCTCCTCTAAGCAGCCTTTTTCATCGCTTAGAGAGATTGTCTGCTTTTTGCGTAAACAGTTTGATAGAATTGAAGAGGTACGACTTGAGATGAGAACTTTGCAGGTCGTATTTCCTGGCGATGATCGGTCTGACGCAACCTGATTCATCAAGCTTACTATTCGTGCTTGCTTTTCCAGTTCGCATTCGTCTAAGCCGTCTAGAATGATCCACACGTATTCCGCCTTGGATGGTTCGTTGGATATGCTTTTAAATAGGAGTTGTAAAAGACGTTCAAGGGCGGGTACTGTCGGGGATTTTTTCCCTAGAACAAATTCTTCATAGACATGAGCGACCAAATCGCCATCTTTCCGAAGTAGTTGCATGAGTAAAGACTTCAATATCTGCTCGTAAGTTGTAGACGATGTGTATAAATACGTGCAAAAATGATGGATGACAAACATATTGGATGCTTGCATAAAGTTGACGAGCTGTGTCGATATCACACTCTTTCCAGACCCCGGCGTGCCTTGTAGCCAGAGGACCGATGTGTCAGGCTTGCTCTGAAGCCAGGAGCTGATTTTGGGATTTTTCAGCACCCATGAACAAGTGCCCGGATGTTTTCGCCCTTCGGCTGATATTGATTCGAAGATTGCCAATTGATCCGATTCATCCATGTTTAACCATGAGATGATAGATTGGTATTGCTTAGCAGCCTCTTCCCCATCAAGATTGGACACCTGCTCGAGACTCTGCTCTCTCCAGCGGCGGATATCTTGACGCATTTCTTTTGATTCGGCAATGTTGCGCGCATTTGCTTCTCGGTCAATTAACGCCTCGTGTCGCTTCATATCTTCAAGAATATTGTCAAATCGTCTCTGGAATCGGCCCCAAGTGGTGAGGAAAAGCAACTTCCACCCTGAATGATATCGGTTAATGGTCAGAAAGGCGTGAGTGTATGCAAATGGTGAGCATACTTACCACTTCGCCGCACAAACTTGTAGGCATGTTTGTGGAACTGCAGAATGTCCGCATAAAAGACAGCCAAAGTTTGCTGAAAATCTGGATCGCGAATGAAAGCATTTCCCAAGAGCTCAAATCTTCCCAGTGATTCTGCAAGTTGTGAGTAGCCCTTGATAATTTGCTCGAATGCGTCGACATATTCCGAGGCGACGCGGAGAATTAGAGCAACTGGCGCCCATATCCATGGTAGATACGGGGTGCCATTACATAGAACATCTATCACTTTAGAATAGTGCTCTATTCCCCTAAAAAGAGGCATAAGCCGGCGCATGTTGCGAAGTGACCCCCGCGCTGCGAGCTGCCACTCAATCTCAAGAGCCGCATCTCGTACTTGTGCAAGAGTCGAAACACGAAAGTCGCGCGAATCTGCAGGAGTAATTGTGCGATCGAGATCTTCAAACGCTGCCTTTATTGTTTGCCTCGCGGGAGCGGATATGGGAGGGGGCAGAGGCATTCCGAGAAACTCTTGCTATCTCATTTCGCATCGATCCAGGGTTGAAGACAGTGAATGGTgcgaaagaaaaagtcaacACGCCgtaatagaagaagatggctaAAACAAGTTTGTGTAACAGCCATTGGGCAGCCATGCAGGCAGGCAGACAGCCTCGTAGACAGCCTCGTCGGCCGCCTTACCGAGCAGTGCACCCTTTGCACCCTTCACAAGACCGCACAGCCACCGCCAGTAAACAATACTCTGGATCTAGATCTGCGTCAACCATCCATCAAGTTTGAGATATTATACGAGTTTCATTCAAGTGCCGAGTCCTTACCTATTTTACAATACCGCTCGCGCGTCGCAGCAGCAATTTGATAAGGCAACTCTCCTGAGGCATATTGGATGGAGCCTGGTGATGATCCCTACCGCCACGAAGCTAAGAGGCAGCGATTGGAcaaatctccaagctctcgTACCAGTTCATTCATTGGAAGAACCGAAGAGCCTGATAATCTGAGTCCAGCGGCACAAGAGCATGTCCCTCCACTGTTCACAGGCCAACTGCCCGTCTCTACAGGAATACTGCCCGCATGGCCGTCCACATGGCTGCCAGCTCAGTATCCCATCAGCCTCAATTTTGGATACCAACCCATTTTCCCAATAGCTGCCAACTTTCACGCACAACATAATCACATGATAAACCAATCCTATGGGATGGTCGGCCCCAATGGAGTTGCTTCGTATGATATGCAGTTTGCTGCCAATGGATATCCATGCGGGCCCCCAAATTCCGTCTTTTGGGCTAATCCACTATCACAAGTCCCTATCGACTCTCTTGTGCCGTCGAACACCTATCAGCTCAACGGTCAATTGCTCCATGCTGAGTCTCTAGCGTTGATTCAGCCAGCTGGCGAACTACATCCCACAAGCTCGTACCAGGCCTCCCTCATCTCGGAGCAGTCTTCGGTGTCGCCTTCATCAGCCACTTGTATAGACATTACGGTAGAGTctgatgaggttgaagaacCGCAGTCCAACACAAACCAAGAGACTTTAGTTTGTTTTGGCATGGTGAGTAGGTTCGAATGGTCGCGTACAAGGACTCCGAACTGACCCTTTGCAGATCTCGGGTGTTTCTGGGAGATGCGAAAACCGAGCTTCGGAAAAAACTCCACCAGTGTATGAAGTCCAAATAAATTCGTCCGCAAGTTTCAGCGCAATAGACGATCCACGTATGAAAGGAATAATTCTATCGGACCATGGACAGATGATCCAGGGCCTTCTCGATGAGCCGACCATAAATCTCCATGCCTCTTGCACTCCGCATAGTGAGCCTTCAGCGCGAAAAATTTCCAAGGGTTCTGCACAGCTATCTTGCGTGTTAGACATTACTGTATACGGCCCCTGGGAGCTATTTGAACAAATCGGTATATGGTTTCAAGAGTATGGGGTGTATCTCCAGGATCCCCGAGTGTGTCATAGAGACGTCAAATACTGCAACCCTCACCGATTGTCATCAGAGGCCTTTGAGTCGTGTCTCTTGCTTTCTCAAGTTGTCTCTCATACAGGCATATCATCTTGCCTTCAGGACATCACAGAAGGACCAGAGTTGCTAGACATGTTGAGCAGCAACGTCGACCTAGAGGAGACTCCACAACCAAAGGCAATACGCGCAATCCTTCAAAGGTAGGTGACCGCTGCTATTGGAATTACTCTGTCCTTTGTATAAACTGACAATCTCCAGTCACCAGAAGAAAGCATTGACATTCCTACTTCGCCGTGAGAAAGGTTGGGCTTTCGATGATCATCAGTCAGATAtttgggaaaaggcagacACGAACCAGGGACGATTGTGAGTGCTTATTCTGGTTTTGATGGTAGTAAACTAACGGTCGATGTAGTTTTGTCAACAGAGTTTCAAATACTCACCAGTCTGAAGAACCTCCGCAGTTTTATGGGGGCATCATCGCCGACCCAATGGGTCTCGGAAAGACCTTGACTATGATCTCTTTAGCAGCAACAGACTTAGACAGTGATATGAACAACGGCGTTCACATGGAtattgatgatgagcaagACAATGCTGTCCCGACTACTCTCGTAATTGTACCTCCGCCACGTAGGTTCTATGGATGTTGATATCGCCACTGAGCGATGCCATATGCTGACTTTTAGTAGTTCTTGGCACCTGGGAAGAACAACTGGCAGAGTAGGATCGTTGATTCACTGTTGTTT
This genomic stretch from Trichoderma breve strain T069 chromosome 1, whole genome shotgun sequence harbors:
- a CDS encoding chromatin remodelling complex rsc7/Swp82 subunit domain-containing protein, which encodes MPLPPPISAPARQTIKAAFEDLDRTITPADSRDFRVSTLAQVRDAALEIEWQLAARGSLRNMRRLMPLFRGIEHYSKVIDVLCNGTPYLPWIWAPVALILRVASEYVDAFEQIIKGYSQLAESLGRFELLGNAFIRDPDFQQTLAVFYADILQFHKHAYKFVRRSGWKLLFLTTWGRFQRRFDNILEDMKRHEALIDREANARNIAESKEMRQDIRRWREQSLEQVSNLDGEEAAKQYQSIISWLNMDESDQLAIFESISAEGRKHPGTCSWVLKNPKISSWLQSKPDTSVLWLQGTPGSGKSVISTQLVNFMQASNMFVIHHFCTYLYTSSTTYEQILKSLLMQLLRKDGDLVAHVYEEFVLGKKSPTVPALERLLQLLFKSISNEPSKAEYVWIILDGLDECELEKQARIVSLMNQVASDRSSPGNTTCKVLISSRTSSILSNCLRKKQTISLSDEKGCLEEAILDNIERGIAKKADGMFLYARLVLDYLSTNIFYSGDEIMTSVNQLPEKLSDFYRKILLQILTHLDIRSENRVKSILSWIAFAKRPLKRLELLSAITFSSGDPEVTNLVPEYILDICGPLIEERGDTTLTFIHVSVKEFLQTPSSSLTITQEESFQEHGVATVSCLLSGLRIFSKVYPEQARYLRVIKGLHGFHVYATEYWTEYLLSSVKFAREDLDNTSRLLVLACKLADTLNETSYPAISEDAKSPPNGLNDRTSFLRQHPTLYKHVEAALKGRSLKRLEAELFPETNLDGTCRSSKNLAPLDGISAMLTVYQDTVRSLLDQHDYPGVTAEELELFKSQFRTSAFTCRLKSCPRATLGFESEKHCLQHEMTHIRRLRCTAADCKFPPFVSPQALKIHTSKYHSHGLLPKSIRSIQVSPQKIGILVYQKDLSDIRQNESLPQKADQKAQEGQEKRKLSFQNDEDPSNHTLSPVDPSAADTVSSTTSQFFPIYCSFPNCVNITDASFDSLCAAHLDHYQAFAKKDLDPESTESAPSTLKTIVETSEQDITPLDEPSVGRNVTPLEVLADENSEQMAKLQLPEGTDAYVTPTLTKGQIETPTGTSAAAEPNLSPSGPPSPMTPGVPIETSESHWDAEGEKKIYPSGRLMGSRKYRCQTFLWPNQGDDLYMLEMDYMHTLAADNDMKLISTGFWPRGIRVKSADEVSYLMAQNVLHHGSILHNVFVVKARSVFRQFGHLVIEGGRPVHDDYWVADARKQLKDKIMKQIESSLLQNYRIQKRFGIVAGRSVAQAANLASERHLDAKVTAYGGIENIPDDEIANIMDNALAHLGQTYNF